In Ignavibacteria bacterium, the following are encoded in one genomic region:
- a CDS encoding asparagine synthetase B: MKYLIAILLIFSSGLFAQSKLLIYMDLEQTDHLKAYGITFNALKAGLKADWLLNYRGGSFMLDYSGELANTCRIKGVAFDALDASQASEIYRLVQSEDQNMEVMHLEKAPRIAVYVPKGFKPWDDAVTLALEYAEVPYDKVWAEEILRGDLSKYDWLHLHHEDFTGQYGKFYASFSGAQWYIEQQMLYESEAKKLGYKKVSQMELDVVKTIKNYVAQGGFLFAMCSATDSYDIALAADGVDICDKMYDGDSPDPDAQKKLDFSKTLAFQDFKLEMNPYVYEFSDIDVQMQEIGSPQNDYFTLFQFSAKYDPVPTMLTQDHVNVVHGFMGQTTMFHKKDIKKSVILLAERAGTDQIKYIHGNFGRGTFTFYGGHDPEDYQHMVGSPPTDLSLYKNSPGYRLILNNILFPAAEKKKQKT; encoded by the coding sequence ATGAAATATCTAATAGCAATTTTACTTATCTTTTCTTCCGGCCTCTTTGCACAGTCAAAACTGCTTATCTATATGGATCTCGAGCAAACTGACCACCTTAAAGCCTACGGAATAACCTTTAACGCGCTAAAAGCGGGATTGAAAGCCGACTGGCTTTTGAACTACCGCGGCGGGTCTTTTATGCTCGACTATTCCGGGGAGCTTGCAAACACGTGCAGGATCAAGGGAGTTGCCTTTGACGCGCTTGATGCCTCACAGGCCTCTGAAATCTACCGCCTCGTCCAGAGCGAAGACCAGAATATGGAAGTAATGCACCTTGAAAAAGCCCCCCGCATTGCGGTCTACGTCCCTAAAGGCTTTAAGCCCTGGGATGACGCCGTAACGCTTGCACTGGAATATGCCGAGGTGCCTTACGACAAGGTATGGGCCGAGGAGATCTTAAGGGGCGACCTTTCTAAATATGACTGGCTTCACCTGCACCACGAGGATTTTACGGGGCAGTACGGTAAATTTTATGCCAGCTTCTCAGGGGCACAGTGGTACATTGAGCAGCAGATGCTCTATGAAAGCGAGGCAAAAAAGCTGGGCTATAAGAAAGTCTCTCAAATGGAGCTCGATGTAGTTAAGACTATAAAAAATTACGTGGCGCAGGGAGGATTCCTTTTTGCAATGTGCTCGGCAACGGATTCTTACGACATAGCTCTTGCTGCCGACGGCGTTGACATATGCGACAAGATGTACGACGGCGACTCGCCGGATCCCGATGCACAGAAGAAGCTGGACTTCTCAAAGACACTCGCATTCCAGGATTTTAAGCTTGAGATGAACCCTTACGTTTATGAGTTTTCAGATATCGACGTACAGATGCAGGAGATAGGCTCTCCGCAGAACGATTATTTTACTCTCTTCCAGTTCTCAGCCAAGTACGATCCCGTTCCCACAATGCTGACACAGGATCACGTTAACGTTGTGCACGGCTTTATGGGGCAGACCACCATGTTCCACAAAAAAGACATTAAAAAGTCCGTTATCCTCCTTGCCGAGCGCGCCGGGACGGACCAGATTAAGTACATACACGGAAATTTCGGCAGGGGAACATTCACCTTCTACGGCGGGCACGATCCCGAGGACTATCA